The DNA window CCATGGCGGCCACGATGTCGGCAGTATCGGGATCACCGGTCTGCTTGAAAAAGATGTCGTCCTGGACGTGGCCAAGCGGCTGGGAACCCTCATCGAAGATGGCCTAGGCAGCGAAGTGATCTACACCCGCAAGGACGATACCTTTATCGTTCTCGACCAGCGTCCCATCATTGCCAACCAGAACCATGCCGATCTGTTTATCTCGATCCATGCCAACTCTTCGCCCGCCAAGGCGGCCACCGGCGTCGAGACTTACTATCTGAACTTCACCTCCTCGCCGGAAGCGCTCGAAGTCGCAGCGCGTGAGAATGCATCCAGCGGACGAGGCGTCTCCGATCTTGGGGATCTGATCAAGAAGATTGCATTGAAAGAAAAGATCGATGAGTCACGCGAATTCGCCAGCAAAGTACAAAGTTCTTTACAAGCCGGTTCCGCAAAAGCGGGGATTGTCTCGAAAGACCGCGGCGTACGCAAGGCCCCATTTATCGTTTTAATTGGCGCACAAATGCCAAGCGTTCTGAGTGAAATTGGCTTCTTGAGTAACCCGAAAGAAGAAGCCTTACTGCGCAAACCCGAGTACCGGCAGAAGATTGCGGAATCGATCTACCGCGGCCTCTCCCAGTATGCGGGAACGCTCAGCCACTTCACCGTTGCGCAAAACGCCGGCCAACACTAAACCCCCGCCGGAGCCCCAGCCTCACTACTCAGAGATCGAAATACGATCCGGTTGCGCCCGGCGCGCTTTGCCTCATAGAGACACTCATCCGCCACGCGCAATAAGGATTCAGGGGTTGCCCGGATCCCTGGGAGCGCAGTCGTGCTGCCAAAACTTGCGGTCAAGGCAAGCGAAGTATCGGGATGCGCATCTTCAGAGATCGGCATCGGCTCGCTTGCCAAGGCACGGCGAATGCGATCTGACTGGCTCCGCGTGCAGGCCTCATCACAGCCCGGCAGGATAATGAGAAACTCCTCACCCCCATAGCGCCCAATCGAGTCATAAGACCGGATTGAAGCTTTAATGCGTCTGGCAGCCTCGGTTAAAACGGTATCTCCCGCAATATGCCCATAGGTATCATTCACCGACTTAAAAAAATCAATATCGAGCAGGGCGACACCAATCGGCATTTGATCGCGCTCTCCGCGCCGTAATTCCCGCTCGAGCACCTCGAAAATAGAATGCCTGTTATAAACCTTTGTCAGCGCATCGTGGGTTGCCTGGTCGCGCAATTTTGCTTGTGTTTCAAGCAGTTCCGCCTGGAGTTCCACAATGCGTCTCCCCGCACGCAACCGTACCTGCAACTCATGATGATTAAAGGGCTTAGTAATATAGTCGTCGGCGCCGGCATCCATGCCTTCAATCAGGTCTTCCCGCTGATTCTTGCTCGTAAGCAGAAGCATATAGGTGTAGGTCTCGCGCTGCTGTTGGCGCACGAGTTTACACACCTCCGGCCCGGTGAGCAGAGGCATCACCCAATCTAGAATCGCAAGTTGCGGAGCGCCTTCTTTTTGAAGAAGATCCCAAGCCTCTTTTCCGTCACAAGCAACGATTGGCTCGTAACCCCATTTCTTCACAGTGGCTTCCAACATATGCCGACTGACTAGGCTGTCATCGGCAATGAGTACCTTCATCCCTAATCTTTTCCTTGTTGCTTACCAACGACCAGTAAACCTACTCTCTCTATTGTTCGTCTTCTCAAGGCTGGATGCAAGTGTCTCAACGGCAACAGTCTTCGCTAGAAATCTTTGAAATTTAATGTATCTTGATCATGTGCTGAGAATCTATCTTTTGCTGGTCTCTTTCCAATTGGGCGCTACAGTTCTCCAATTGCCGTCGTTTCCGCAAGTTCGGGTACAACAGTTTCCACAAGCAAACGTGGTGCCTGCAACCAAGGCAGACTTTCTTGCCTCGGATTCCTCGGTTTGGAAGATCGCAGTGCGCGGAGTGACCCGGAACGGCCGGCTTTTTCACAGCAAACGGTTTCTGCCTTGCGACCAAGTACATCAGATCTCGGAACCGCAACCAGGGAGAATTCGAGTTCATACCAGTTGCGGCGATAGCGAGATTTGGTTTGAGAATCAGACACTCGAAGCCAAGGCCCGTCACTACCAAGGAATTGCGGGCCGTCACGATCGGTATGGCTTCATCGCCGATTCCCCGAAGGGCAAACCGACATCCAGCGACAACGACGGCCTCTGGACCGCCATGTACGCCGCAGCCAACCTCTTCGAGTATCGAAGCACAGGTAGCAACGAAGCACTGCGCCGCGCGGAGAGAGCCATTCGCGCCATCCTCTTTCTTGAAAAGATTACCGGCGTGCCTGGTTATCCGGCACGCACCTATGTCAGAACTGAAGACCCGAAGCCGAAAGACGGTGTCTGGTATCCCAGCGCGGACGGCAAATACCAGTGGAAGTCCGACACCAGTTCCGATGAGATTGTCGGCCACTTTCTCATCTTCTCCATTGGCTGGGATCTCCTCCCTCCCGGTCCGTTGCGCAGTGAGCTACAAGCCACCTGCCGCCGGATGATTGATTTCATACTCAAAAATCATTACTACCTCATTGACCGCAATGGGAAGCCAACTCGTTGGGGTAAGTGGTCCCCCGACTATTTCAATGGCGAGGGCCGCAGCGATTCGCCACTCAATGCCATCGAGTTGTTGAGTTTTCTCACCACGGCCGGACATGTCACGGGCGATGCCCGTTATGATCGCGAGTTGAAAAAGGTCGCCGAGGACCTCGGCTATCTCAAAATCGCAGGAGAACTCAAGACCCGGAGCGTCGAAATCAACTATTCCGATGAAGAACTCGCCATGCTCAGCTTCTACCCGCTCCTACTCCATGGCAAGAATCCGACTTACAATACAGCCATTCGCAGAGCACTGGACGATTGGTTCGAGAATATCCGTCGCGAAAAGAATCCGCTCTGGAACACAATTTACGAGATCGTCCGAGGTGAAAACAAAACGCTCCGGCAGGAATCGATTGCCACGCTCCAGCGCCTGCCGCTTGACCTCACCACGTGGACTGTCGAAAACAGTTGGCGCAAGGATCTACCGCTCGAGGCAAAGTTAGACCGCTTCGATAAAAAACAGACCACCCAGTGGATTCCGCCCGATGAGCGACAGGTGATCAAGTGGAATGGAAATCCTTTTGTGCTCGACGGCGGCGATGGAGGCCAGTCAGAGGACGACGGAACGATCTTCTTGCTTCCCTACTGGATGGGCCGCTATCACAAGCTCTGGGAGGAGCGCTGAATCCGAAGAATCCAAAGGAGAAAGCCCCAGATCAGGCGCGGCATATCGAGTAGATCGCGCCACAGGGGACGCCCCTCTTTGCCGATAATCATCGCCCCACGCCGCATCGCATAGGCATTGAATAACATCGCGATCACCGTGAAGCAGACACTTGCCAGAATACTGGTCATCAACTTTGGCGTCCCACGGGTGTAATGCACCAGAAACTCGATGCTGTGATTCAACAGCGGCAAGACAACGGCAGTGATCAAGGTCGCCTGCCATAAGGGTTCCGCTCGCCGTAAACTCTGGATGATACTGCCAACAAAGCCCGCCACGGCAAAGCGCCAGAGAAACTCGGCTTCCATCGCTCCCACCGCAGCCGCCCGCCCCGCCGATAAGTTCGCCACAAAAAAAATCACCGCGCGAATCAATGCACTGGTGACCGCCGATTTCCAGTTCCAACGGAGAACGATTTCCCGCCACGGATGGCGGACCAGACGCACGAGAACTGCGTGGACGCTTTCAGTTTCCATGCCTATGGAAGGATAACTTAAAGACTCCTCATCTGGGGGCGCCCTTCGTCCCCAGGCCCTAAGATGAATCCATGGGCATCCGTCTGGCGTTACTCTTTCTGGTTCTGACTGCCTTGGATGCGGCGCCACCGAAGCTCAGGCTTGGAGAAGTGCAAAAAGCCTTTCCACAGCGATACCAGGCGGAACTCACCCTGAACCCGGAGCGGGAGCAATTCGAAGCTTCCATCGAGATCGAGATCTCCCTGGCCGAGCCCCGTTCCACCCTGTGGCTGCATCAGAACCACCTTTCCATTCAGAAAGCGGTAGTAATCCTCGCCGGAAAAAGCATCCCGGCCAAAGTCATTCCGGGAGGTGAAGATTTCGTTGGTTTCAGCTTCCCACGCCCCCTACCCGCCGGAACGATCCAACTCCAGATTCATTACACCGGGCTGATTTCATCGAAATCCAGTTCGAGTATCTTCCGCCAGCGCGACAACGGCAGTTGGTATCTCTTTACGCAGTTTGAGCCGAGTGACGCCCGGGGCGCATTTCCCTGTTTCGATGAGCCGCAGTACAAAACGCCCTGGCAACTGACGCTGCACTTCCCCGCCTCCCTGTCGGCAGTCAGCAATACGAACCCGGAATCGGACCAGACCACCGGCAACCAGCGCACTCTGCGCTTCCGCCCGACGCCGCCATTGCCCAGTTATCTCATTGCCTTTGCTGTCGGCAACTTTGAGTATGTTCCGGCAGGTCTTGCCGGCGAGAAACAAGTTCCGGTGCGGATTGTGGTTCCGCGTGGCCACAAAGACGAAGCGAAATATGCAGCCGAGGTCACAGCCGAGATCATCAATCGTCACGAGAAGTATTTTGGAATTCCCTATCCCTACGAGAAAGCCGATCAATTAGCCATCCCCGACACCTCCGGGTTTGGCGCCATGGAGAATCCGGGGCTGATCACTTACGCCCAGAACATTCTGCTTGCCGACCCCAAAGCGGACAGCATCATCCGCCAGCGGAACTATGTCCGCACCGCCGCCCACGAACTTGCCCACCAGTGGTTTGGCGATCTGGTCACCAGCGCCTGGTGGGATGACATTTGGCTCAACGAATCCTTCGCCACCTGGATGGAAGATAAATATTTGGCCGACTGGAAGCCCGCATGGAAAACGCAACTCAGCCAGGTGGATGCAAAACTCAGCGTGGCCGCGCAGGACAGCCTCATTTCCGCACGGCAGATCCGGCAACCCATC is part of the Bryobacter aggregatus MPL3 genome and encodes:
- a CDS encoding diguanylate cyclase, which codes for MKVLIADDSLVSRHMLEATVKKWGYEPIVACDGKEAWDLLQKEGAPQLAILDWVMPLLTGPEVCKLVRQQQRETYTYMLLLTSKNQREDLIEGMDAGADDYITKPFNHHELQVRLRAGRRIVELQAELLETQAKLRDQATHDALTKVYNRHSIFEVLERELRRGERDQMPIGVALLDIDFFKSVNDTYGHIAGDTVLTEAARRIKASIRSYDSIGRYGGEEFLIILPGCDEACTRSQSDRIRRALASEPMPISEDAHPDTSLALTASFGSTTALPGIRATPESLLRVADECLYEAKRAGRNRIVFRSLSSEAGAPAGV